The proteins below are encoded in one region of Leptospira terpstrae serovar Hualin str. LT 11-33 = ATCC 700639:
- a CDS encoding NAD(P)/FAD-dependent oxidoreductase yields the protein MSQIKKKILIIGAGFGGLQVIKSLANHKVFDITVVDKKNHHLFQPLLYQVATAVLSPADIAIPSRSITTKYKNVKILLGDVTEIDFKAREVKFQNNSESYDYLVLATGARTSYFGNHSWKEKTLGLKNLKDALAIRRRILLSFEQAELIGNYEKAKSFMHYVIIGGGPTGVELAGSIAELSHNIIRKDFRNIDSGMTKVTLIEAGPRLLTAFSEKSSTFTKEKLESRGVEVLTNSPVLDITDTGVVLKDRTIESKTVIWAAGVEGSELAKQLPLNKDKANRIIVDEYCRTIEYPEVFVIGDAANYSKGLERPLPGVSPVAMQQGRYIAKNIDLTEKKKSISPFHYFDKGNMATIGRTDAVAEFGKFRLKGILGWLGWLFVHLVYQVGFKNKVSTLLSWVWSYLTFRAGSRLIQEEMDELSVRP from the coding sequence ATGTCTCAAATAAAGAAAAAGATTTTAATCATTGGAGCGGGATTTGGTGGGCTACAAGTAATCAAATCTCTCGCAAACCATAAAGTTTTCGACATCACTGTTGTTGATAAAAAAAACCACCATCTTTTCCAACCACTTTTATACCAAGTTGCAACCGCAGTACTATCGCCAGCAGATATTGCAATTCCATCGAGATCCATAACCACGAAATACAAAAATGTGAAAATTCTACTTGGTGACGTAACTGAAATTGATTTCAAAGCCAGAGAAGTGAAATTCCAAAACAATTCGGAATCATATGACTACTTAGTTCTAGCTACAGGAGCTAGAACTAGTTATTTTGGAAATCATAGTTGGAAAGAAAAAACACTAGGTCTAAAAAATCTAAAAGATGCTTTAGCAATTAGAAGAAGAATACTACTATCTTTCGAACAAGCAGAGTTAATTGGTAACTACGAAAAAGCAAAAAGTTTTATGCACTATGTTATTATTGGAGGTGGTCCGACAGGAGTTGAACTTGCTGGCTCGATTGCTGAACTTTCCCATAATATAATTAGAAAAGATTTTAGAAATATCGATTCTGGGATGACTAAAGTCACACTAATTGAAGCCGGTCCCAGACTGTTAACTGCATTTAGTGAAAAATCCAGTACTTTTACAAAAGAAAAATTGGAAAGTAGGGGGGTTGAAGTTCTAACGAATTCCCCCGTATTGGACATCACAGACACAGGTGTGGTTCTAAAAGATAGAACCATTGAATCGAAAACTGTAATTTGGGCTGCCGGAGTAGAAGGATCAGAACTGGCAAAACAATTACCACTTAACAAAGACAAGGCGAATAGAATTATAGTAGATGAATATTGCCGAACAATTGAGTATCCTGAGGTATTTGTAATAGGAGATGCAGCTAACTATAGCAAAGGACTTGAGAGACCCCTTCCAGGAGTTTCACCAGTTGCCATGCAACAAGGAAGGTATATTGCGAAAAATATTGATTTAACTGAAAAGAAAAAATCAATCTCTCCATTCCATTATTTTGATAAAGGAAATATGGCTACCATTGGAAGAACCGATGCTGTTGCAGAATTCGGAAAATTTCGCTTAAAAGGAATTTTAGGATGGCTCGGCTGGTTATTCGTCCATCTCGTTTACCAAGTTGGATTTAAAAATAAAGTCAGCACTTTACTCAGTTGGGTCTGGAGTTATTTAACATTCCGAGCAGGTTCAAGGCTCATCCAAGAAGAGATGGATGAACTTTCAGTTAGACCTTAA
- a CDS encoding low molecular weight protein-tyrosine-phosphatase: MKQKIKVLFICLGNICRSPAAQGAFENLIKNKGLENQFEIDSCGTSGYHDGDLPDPRTRKTAEKRGIHLTHKSRKLNKKDLTHFDFLLVMDEINFQDVISLTNDIIIQEKIFLFGQFRSDQGAPIVPDPYYKNESAFEMVQDLVEDCSLGFLNFLGEEKCLK, translated from the coding sequence ATGAAACAAAAAATAAAAGTTCTTTTTATCTGTTTAGGAAATATCTGCCGATCTCCCGCTGCCCAAGGTGCATTTGAGAATTTAATAAAAAACAAAGGTTTAGAAAATCAATTTGAAATCGATTCATGTGGCACTTCAGGATACCATGATGGAGATCTTCCAGATCCGAGAACTAGAAAAACAGCAGAAAAAAGGGGAATCCATTTAACACACAAATCTCGAAAATTAAACAAAAAGGATTTAACTCATTTCGACTTTTTGTTAGTCATGGATGAGATCAACTTCCAGGATGTAATCAGTCTAACTAATGATATAATAATTCAGGAAAAAATATTCCTGTTTGGACAATTTAGAAGTGATCAAGGTGCTCCTATTGTTCCTGATCCATATTATAAAAATGAATCTGCATTTGAAATGGTTCAAGATCTGGTAGAAGATTGTTCTCTTGGCTTTCTAAATTTTTTAGGAGAAGAGAAATGTCTCAAATAA
- a CDS encoding LB_053 family protein, producing MAKYIVCVLVLSTSLFAKAKETVLETDVYVGDTIHYQIELTEINESNLDMEEGEIYEDDTMPSYKVFDLVKEKTKIKASIVFYKPGTYFLPVSWDQNGKRLKSTETINVKSQLLGNEIDIEDIEPPIYFSGPFFLRLLVILIITAINIYLLYALYIYWKSKPKVMDAIWEKQPILEETTKRLHSIELYFKSEIIYEKELAFKISEYLKEAYSKKLNKDLLGKTDSEFLAELFDRTHIDESILRETRVYFRNTKYNDNHTKLTKESANSLWEKIKKDFEL from the coding sequence ATGGCTAAGTACATTGTCTGCGTTTTAGTTTTATCCACTTCTCTGTTTGCAAAAGCAAAAGAAACAGTTTTGGAAACTGATGTTTATGTGGGAGATACAATTCATTACCAAATCGAACTCACAGAAATAAACGAATCTAACTTAGATATGGAAGAAGGCGAAATCTATGAAGATGACACAATGCCCTCTTATAAAGTCTTCGATCTTGTTAAAGAAAAAACAAAAATAAAAGCATCTATCGTTTTTTATAAACCTGGCACATATTTTCTTCCTGTTAGTTGGGATCAAAATGGAAAACGACTGAAATCTACAGAGACCATCAATGTAAAATCGCAACTCCTCGGAAATGAAATCGACATTGAGGATATCGAACCGCCAATTTATTTTTCTGGACCTTTTTTCCTTCGACTCCTCGTGATTCTAATCATCACTGCCATTAATATTTATCTATTGTATGCTCTCTATATCTATTGGAAATCCAAACCAAAAGTTATGGATGCAATTTGGGAAAAACAACCTATACTGGAAGAAACAACCAAAAGACTTCATTCCATCGAATTGTATTTTAAATCCGAAATTATATATGAAAAAGAATTGGCATTCAAAATTAGTGAATACTTAAAAGAAGCCTATTCCAAAAAATTAAACAAAGATTTATTAGGAAAAACCGATTCTGAATTTTTAGCAGAACTCTTTGATCGAACTCATATCGATGAATCTATACTTCGCGAAACTCGAGTTTATTTTAGAAACACAAAGTACAATGACAATCATACCAAATTAACCAAAGAATCTGCAAACTCCTTATGGGAAAAAATCAAAAAGGATTTTGAATTATAA
- the batA gene encoding VWA domain-containing protein BatA yields the protein MDQFQRPYLLFLLIPLFLLGIYQWKTKPFGAILLIQSDRFLKPDSNLSIKIRRFFLSFTEALFYIAGAFLIIAAAGPGEKYKLTPDITNGIDIMIALDISGSMVNSYDFLPKNRLTVSKELLREFIQKRLYDRIGIVLFAGAAYLQSPLSNDRYALDELIADTSDEDISEQGTAVGDALVLSTYRLKDSQAKSKIIILLTDGVSNTGKLDPETASYAAKAFGIKVYCIGIGKEQGQYEVNYESLESISESTNGRFFRAESPEVLQEVLNEINGLETVELPSKPMEIHETHFPVAVFIFFALLGIAAISMIYPLTEKL from the coding sequence ATGGACCAATTCCAAAGACCTTACTTACTTTTCTTATTGATTCCTTTGTTTCTCCTTGGCATCTATCAATGGAAAACAAAACCTTTCGGAGCAATTTTACTCATCCAATCCGATCGATTTCTAAAACCTGATTCAAACCTATCGATAAAAATTAGAAGATTTTTCTTAAGTTTTACAGAAGCATTATTTTATATTGCGGGAGCATTTCTCATTATAGCAGCTGCCGGACCAGGAGAAAAATACAAACTTACTCCTGACATAACCAATGGAATTGATATCATGATAGCTTTAGACATTTCGGGATCCATGGTAAACTCGTATGATTTTTTGCCCAAAAATAGGTTAACAGTTTCAAAAGAACTATTAAGAGAATTCATTCAAAAACGACTGTATGATCGAATTGGAATTGTGCTATTTGCAGGAGCCGCTTACCTCCAGTCACCTTTATCCAACGATCGATATGCGTTAGATGAACTCATAGCAGATACTTCCGATGAAGATATCAGCGAACAAGGTACTGCTGTTGGCGATGCTCTGGTTTTATCCACATACCGACTGAAAGATTCCCAAGCAAAATCAAAAATTATCATTTTGCTTACTGATGGAGTTTCCAATACAGGAAAATTAGATCCAGAGACTGCTTCGTATGCCGCCAAAGCGTTTGGAATCAAAGTCTATTGTATCGGAATAGGAAAGGAACAAGGACAATATGAAGTCAATTATGAATCCTTGGAATCCATATCAGAAAGTACGAATGGAAGATTTTTTCGCGCAGAGTCCCCAGAAGTTTTACAAGAGGTGCTAAACGAAATCAATGGACTAGAAACTGTGGAACTTCCTTCAAAACCAATGGAAATACATGAAACACATTTTCCAGTCGCTGTGTTTATTTTCTTCGCCTTACTCGGAATTGCTGCAATTTCAATGATCTATCCACTGACAGAAAAACTATGA
- a CDS encoding DUF58 domain-containing protein, with translation MLSPELKRLLQVLQWETKKKFSSSRQGFLAMRERGRGLDFKEVRNYHFGDDIRYIDWNVTSRTGELYTKEFYEERDASIIIFYDRSESMNDSKKDTAFQIALFLSLFHIKMGNRILLITFSGTSLSPGKWLRTESDVFSTFTNVTKQTPGGTTNYSDAYQFAFRLYPKFAVSYWISDFIEFGNYLTTNKIHKIWEPIGIWIQDELDILNPPFWLRMFREISQEQVNFRKKGTTYSKDLKAAKSFFGINLVQINPNAKLSNQILPLFKMKRNG, from the coding sequence ATGTTATCACCAGAACTAAAACGACTCCTCCAAGTTTTACAATGGGAAACGAAAAAGAAGTTTTCCTCTTCTAGGCAGGGATTCTTGGCAATGAGAGAACGGGGGAGGGGACTCGATTTTAAAGAAGTCAGAAACTATCACTTTGGGGATGATATACGTTATATTGACTGGAATGTAACATCAAGGACTGGCGAACTTTATACAAAAGAATTTTATGAAGAACGTGATGCCTCTATTATCATTTTTTATGATAGAAGTGAGTCAATGAACGATTCCAAAAAAGATACAGCATTCCAAATTGCCCTGTTTTTATCTTTATTTCATATCAAAATGGGAAACCGAATTTTACTCATTACATTTTCGGGCACAAGTTTATCACCAGGGAAATGGTTAAGGACAGAATCGGATGTTTTTTCGACATTTACAAACGTCACAAAACAAACTCCAGGTGGCACTACCAACTATTCAGACGCCTACCAATTTGCATTCAGACTTTATCCGAAATTTGCAGTATCTTATTGGATATCAGATTTCATAGAATTCGGAAACTACTTAACCACCAACAAAATCCATAAAATATGGGAACCGATTGGAATTTGGATTCAAGATGAATTAGATATATTAAATCCCCCATTTTGGCTACGAATGTTTCGAGAAATTTCTCAAGAACAAGTCAATTTTCGCAAAAAAGGAACAACATATTCCAAAGATTTAAAAGCTGCTAAGTCTTTCTTTGGCATAAACCTTGTGCAAATCAATCCAAACGCAAAACTTTCAAATCAAATTTTACCATTATTCAAGATGAAACGAAATGGCTAA
- a CDS encoding alpha/beta fold hydrolase gives MLPISIRTKFHSIEGVEWGNPQGTPILAFHGWLDNANSFAPLAEYLKDYRFISIDFPGHGKSSHKPENTVYYFSEYALEVVSIAQALGLEDFILMAHSMGAAVSTLVAGTNLLKIKKLVLIESLGPLTNLSDSAPDILTEAIKQILHPRSKKETFFPDMESAVGVRMRAGDMKIESAAILMERGIEKTPKGFKPRRDLRLHYNSFFRYTEEQIESFCNRIECPTLLILGDKSGFPIAEKYKNRKEAVKNLKEVILPGGHHLHMDSPKEVSSAILEFLENETIKDNE, from the coding sequence ATGTTACCGATTTCGATTCGCACAAAATTTCACTCGATTGAAGGAGTGGAGTGGGGGAATCCACAGGGAACACCGATTCTTGCCTTTCATGGTTGGTTAGACAATGCCAATAGTTTTGCACCACTAGCAGAATACCTTAAAGATTATCGTTTTATTTCTATCGATTTTCCTGGCCACGGAAAATCGAGCCACAAACCAGAAAATACAGTTTACTACTTTTCCGAATATGCACTTGAAGTTGTGTCAATAGCCCAAGCATTAGGCTTAGAAGATTTTATACTTATGGCTCATTCAATGGGAGCCGCTGTTTCCACGTTAGTTGCTGGGACCAATCTTTTAAAAATCAAAAAACTTGTTCTCATTGAATCACTTGGTCCCTTAACAAATTTATCTGATTCTGCCCCAGATATCCTTACAGAAGCAATCAAACAAATTCTCCACCCAAGAAGCAAAAAAGAAACATTCTTTCCTGATATGGAATCTGCAGTAGGAGTTCGTATGCGAGCAGGAGATATGAAAATTGAATCTGCTGCCATCCTAATGGAACGGGGAATTGAAAAAACTCCGAAAGGCTTCAAACCAAGAAGAGACTTAAGACTTCACTACAATTCCTTTTTCCGATACACTGAAGAACAAATTGAATCATTTTGCAACCGCATTGAGTGTCCAACCTTACTTATCTTAGGTGATAAATCAGGATTTCCAATCGCCGAAAAATACAAAAACAGAAAAGAAGCTGTAAAAAATTTAAAAGAAGTGATCTTACCTGGGGGACATCATTTACATATGGATTCCCCAAAAGAAGTATCCTCTGCAATCTTAGAATTTTTAGAAAATGAAACAATTAAGGACAATGAATGA
- the batB gene encoding VWA domain-containing protein BatB — MIDLNFVATFAIISIVIWILIFAGKIYINVKANRFKEEHLSLKNRIYNANTKIYLTRIFCFLLSLFFAFYSLFKIKSTEMESTKEFESADILFVVDVSLSMNAIDVKPSRLKRFQDLALRILPSLKGNRIGIVVFAGQSFSFCPLTSDVTAVSDYIQALGVEMVGAKGTDLSLSLERVNKIRKKNNNITSQITIIVSDGEDHENQKLPQIEGEVIVWGIGTQEGGYIEYRDPGTGRGGYVTTDAGISDSLVAPNLVSSKLNSDRLMAIADQNNGSYYDVSSQAEGAFALLETIQTVKKKKIKTIERFKNEDGAHPYLIASFIFLFLERILNLFLQKTPKGIYILLILFLSFGFGKLEAWELDPGGNAIERGVKSYNNKNYNESQKEFEKAKEFITDDPRLLYNESAAAYQLGKYKDAIGISEKILTNPKSDNDLKAKTNFNLGNIYSRLGDKKNALKSYTKTLQIDPNYLSAKKNIEHLTKKNDSSQNQKQNENGSQPETDPKEKKEKNKVEKSDADRILEPFSQDSILKNKKGGSFDNEKFW, encoded by the coding sequence ATGATTGATTTAAACTTCGTAGCAACCTTTGCCATCATCTCCATAGTAATTTGGATCTTGATTTTTGCAGGGAAAATCTACATAAATGTAAAAGCAAATAGATTCAAAGAAGAACATTTGAGCTTAAAAAATAGGATTTATAACGCTAATACAAAGATTTATCTAACAAGAATTTTCTGTTTTCTTCTCTCACTGTTTTTTGCCTTCTATTCACTATTTAAAATAAAATCTACTGAAATGGAATCTACTAAAGAATTCGAATCAGCTGACATATTGTTTGTAGTCGATGTAAGTTTATCGATGAATGCAATTGACGTAAAACCAAGTAGGCTCAAAAGATTCCAAGACTTAGCCTTGCGGATCCTTCCAAGTCTCAAAGGAAATCGTATTGGGATTGTAGTATTCGCAGGCCAATCCTTCTCTTTTTGTCCCTTAACATCAGACGTCACTGCCGTTTCAGATTATATACAGGCGCTAGGTGTTGAAATGGTTGGAGCAAAAGGAACAGACCTCTCATTATCACTCGAAAGAGTCAATAAAATCAGGAAGAAAAACAATAACATCACATCACAAATTACAATCATTGTTTCTGACGGAGAAGATCACGAAAACCAGAAATTACCACAGATCGAAGGTGAGGTAATCGTATGGGGAATTGGAACACAGGAAGGTGGGTATATCGAATATCGTGATCCGGGAACCGGACGCGGAGGGTATGTAACTACAGATGCCGGAATTTCAGATTCACTAGTAGCACCTAATTTAGTTTCTTCAAAACTAAATTCAGATAGACTAATGGCCATAGCTGATCAAAATAACGGATCCTATTATGATGTTTCTTCCCAAGCTGAGGGAGCCTTTGCTCTATTAGAGACAATACAAACTGTGAAAAAGAAAAAAATCAAAACAATAGAACGTTTTAAAAACGAAGACGGTGCTCATCCCTACTTGATCGCCTCTTTTATATTTCTTTTTCTGGAGAGAATCCTAAACTTATTTTTACAAAAAACACCGAAAGGAATTTACATACTACTAATTCTATTCCTCTCCTTTGGATTTGGAAAACTAGAAGCTTGGGAATTAGATCCTGGTGGAAATGCAATCGAACGCGGAGTCAAATCGTACAATAACAAAAACTATAATGAAAGCCAAAAAGAATTCGAAAAAGCAAAGGAATTCATCACCGATGATCCAAGGTTACTATACAATGAATCAGCAGCAGCTTACCAACTTGGCAAATACAAAGATGCAATAGGAATCTCAGAAAAAATTCTAACAAACCCAAAATCTGATAACGATCTAAAAGCAAAAACAAACTTCAATCTTGGGAACATATACTCAAGACTGGGTGATAAAAAAAATGCACTAAAATCTTATACAAAAACACTCCAAATTGATCCAAACTACTTATCGGCTAAAAAAAACATTGAGCACCTAACGAAAAAAAATGATTCCAGTCAGAATCAAAAACAAAATGAAAATGGTTCCCAACCGGAGACTGATCCAAAAGAAAAAAAAGAAAAAAACAAAGTAGAGAAATCAGACGCAGATAGAATATTAGAACCATTTTCACAGGACTCCATTTTAAAAAACAAAAAAGGAGGTTCTTTCGATAATGAAAAATTTTGGTAA
- a CDS encoding AAA family ATPase has translation MQINKEQITEISDQVKLLRSELSESISGMDNVIQSLFVGLVANGHILLEGMPGLAKTLVAKNLASIIDAKFSRVQFTPDLLPADLTGTNIFNPKTSSFEIRRGPIFTNVLLADEINRAPAKVQSALLQCMEERQVSIADETFDLEPPFFVIATQNPIDQEGTYPLPEAQLDRFLFKVIVTYPSFDDELAILHQHGNLDFSKKKAKKILRPKDIQKISEISNKVFVEPKLQNYIVNLTRNTRPQTTSDNELKNFIQHGVSPRASLAMLKVSRINALLEGRDFVIPEDIQRFFSEIVKHRLHLTIDAISEDISTDSIIKRILSVTEVP, from the coding sequence ATGCAAATAAACAAAGAACAAATTACAGAAATATCCGACCAAGTAAAACTACTTCGGTCGGAGCTATCCGAATCGATTTCCGGAATGGATAACGTAATCCAATCCCTATTTGTTGGCCTAGTTGCTAACGGTCATATACTCTTAGAAGGAATGCCTGGGCTTGCAAAAACACTAGTTGCTAAAAACTTAGCATCCATCATTGACGCTAAGTTTTCTAGAGTACAATTCACTCCAGATTTACTACCAGCAGATCTGACTGGGACAAACATATTCAACCCAAAAACCTCATCTTTCGAAATACGGAGAGGACCAATTTTCACTAATGTATTGTTAGCTGATGAAATCAACAGGGCTCCTGCAAAGGTACAATCAGCTTTACTTCAATGTATGGAAGAAAGGCAAGTGTCGATTGCCGATGAAACATTTGATCTCGAACCTCCATTTTTTGTAATCGCGACTCAAAATCCTATTGACCAAGAAGGAACCTATCCGCTTCCAGAAGCACAATTGGATCGTTTTTTATTCAAAGTAATCGTCACCTATCCCTCCTTTGATGATGAACTCGCAATTTTGCACCAACATGGCAATTTGGACTTTTCAAAGAAAAAAGCCAAAAAAATCTTACGTCCCAAAGACATCCAAAAAATTTCTGAAATATCAAACAAGGTATTTGTAGAACCAAAACTTCAGAACTATATTGTAAATCTTACAAGAAATACAAGACCTCAAACTACAAGCGACAATGAATTGAAAAATTTCATTCAACATGGAGTAAGTCCAAGAGCAAGTCTTGCCATGCTTAAAGTAAGCAGGATAAATGCTCTCTTAGAAGGAAGAGATTTTGTTATTCCCGAAGATATCCAACGTTTTTTCTCTGAAATTGTAAAACACCGACTCCACTTAACTATCGATGCAATTAGCGAGGATATCAGCACAGATTCAATTATCAAAAGAATCCTATCTGTTACGGAAGTTCCATAG
- a CDS encoding M48 family metallopeptidase, translated as MIDFEIERKTTKGRNISLVVYQNGKVVLKHPPRVPKKQIDEFLSEKKDWIQSKLLQIPKDIPKKLKFIEGENTHIFGNQTTIHLVEKIKYKYLGKILELPYTKSEQSQIRKGKLILKEILQKKLEPMIASISESLNTKVTKVSIKTMRSLWGSCNSKNEISLNLSLVHCPDHIIEYIVLHEIAHTIEHNHSSKFWEIVKSKNPTYKQAEKWLKEYGKKYIYYLN; from the coding sequence ATGATAGATTTTGAAATCGAACGAAAAACTACTAAGGGAAGAAACATCTCTCTTGTTGTTTATCAAAATGGCAAAGTAGTATTAAAACATCCACCGCGAGTTCCCAAAAAACAAATAGATGAATTTCTTTCTGAAAAGAAAGATTGGATTCAGTCAAAACTCCTCCAGATCCCAAAGGATATACCTAAAAAACTGAAATTTATAGAGGGGGAAAATACCCATATATTTGGAAATCAAACAACGATCCATTTAGTTGAGAAAATAAAATACAAATATCTTGGGAAAATTCTCGAACTCCCATACACAAAAAGCGAGCAGTCTCAAATACGCAAAGGGAAACTGATTTTAAAAGAAATACTTCAGAAAAAACTAGAACCAATGATTGCGTCCATTTCAGAGAGCTTAAATACAAAAGTCACAAAAGTATCAATCAAAACAATGAGATCCCTATGGGGAAGTTGTAATTCCAAAAATGAAATTTCTTTAAATCTAAGTTTAGTTCATTGCCCAGATCATATTATCGAATATATAGTTTTACATGAAATAGCTCATACAATAGAACATAACCATTCATCGAAGTTTTGGGAAATTGTTAAATCAAAGAATCCTACATACAAACAAGCTGAAAAATGGTTAAAAGAATATGGGAAAAAATATATCTATTACCTCAATTAA
- a CDS encoding PaaI family thioesterase, protein MNQPIENPSKHGYEIHHDTCFGCGKENPLGLVADFTFHDETGEVNFTYSFKKMYNGAPGFVHGGILSTVLDEAMGGLCFHLGYIVMTDTMSFKFHKATPVEKELLIRAWPIKKAKRKVILECELTSLDGEILYVKGEGAFHILPPRFFSDKLTGGKIAIANELLSVNKLKRAHLFDRIET, encoded by the coding sequence ATGAACCAACCTATAGAAAATCCTTCTAAACATGGCTATGAAATCCATCATGACACATGTTTTGGATGTGGAAAAGAAAATCCATTAGGTCTTGTCGCAGACTTCACCTTTCATGATGAAACTGGCGAAGTAAACTTTACCTATAGTTTTAAAAAAATGTATAACGGCGCCCCTGGTTTTGTACACGGCGGAATTTTATCAACGGTTTTAGATGAAGCAATGGGTGGATTGTGTTTTCATTTGGGTTATATAGTGATGACTGATACAATGAGTTTTAAATTTCACAAAGCAACTCCGGTCGAAAAGGAATTACTCATCCGTGCTTGGCCAATCAAAAAAGCAAAACGCAAAGTAATTTTGGAATGTGAACTTACTTCTCTCGATGGAGAAATTTTATATGTAAAGGGGGAGGGTGCCTTTCATATTCTGCCCCCACGTTTTTTCTCTGATAAGTTGACCGGCGGTAAAATAGCGATTGCGAATGAATTGCTATCGGTAAATAAATTGAAACGCGCACATCTCTTCGATAGGATAGAAACATGA
- a CDS encoding LIC20035 family adhesin, translating to MKPKILYLIITSLAIQCSGASIKDGSGDQEFELKLNKGKWVRTERFKNSGGIRAIGEVKAECGGARCTEDQVSKFAPAKIKSLPKQGAWEEYIQFEQPGSTAESPKYKSTLDQVGEYVDGKKTGIWKKPDPESPQKFLAETPWIDGKKEGIAKTFDKLGNITSETTYVDDKKNGPYYRKNNKGEWVEKGSFKDNEEDGEWTYYFVGADGNGIKTKVSYNNGLKNGQEINYFKDGAIESQGSYVSDVRSGLWKMFGPKGNVLAEGSYSKKENSENLDIKYERTGIWKEYYADGKIFGTGPRKHTRTGEWKFYYKNGQIGYQGNMANESMLESAKVYDNTGKILGEGKLFFSLVKIDEETQDLKLNYKPSIPYTYFYPSGKKRMVIRSTEDATEYSEDGRELGKGPVEPQGRKMGCWTIGGKTEYYMIDKPMPKMTPSQCK from the coding sequence ATGAAACCAAAAATTCTTTACTTAATCATCACCTCACTGGCCATCCAATGTTCTGGTGCCTCCATAAAAGACGGGTCAGGCGACCAAGAATTTGAACTTAAACTTAACAAAGGCAAGTGGGTTAGAACAGAACGTTTCAAAAACTCTGGCGGAATTCGTGCTATTGGAGAAGTGAAAGCAGAATGCGGTGGTGCCCGATGTACAGAAGACCAAGTTTCAAAATTTGCTCCAGCTAAAATCAAATCATTACCAAAACAAGGAGCATGGGAAGAATACATTCAATTCGAACAACCAGGTTCCACAGCAGAAAGTCCAAAATACAAATCTACCTTGGATCAAGTTGGTGAATATGTGGATGGTAAAAAAACGGGAATTTGGAAAAAACCTGATCCAGAGAGTCCGCAAAAATTCTTGGCGGAAACTCCATGGATTGATGGGAAAAAAGAAGGAATAGCAAAAACTTTCGATAAACTAGGAAACATAACCTCGGAAACCACCTATGTAGATGATAAAAAAAATGGACCCTACTACCGAAAGAATAACAAAGGTGAGTGGGTAGAAAAGGGCTCATTCAAAGACAACGAAGAAGATGGTGAATGGACTTACTATTTTGTTGGAGCTGATGGAAATGGAATCAAAACAAAAGTTTCCTATAATAACGGACTAAAGAACGGACAAGAAATTAATTATTTTAAAGACGGAGCCATTGAATCGCAAGGATCTTATGTGTCCGATGTACGTTCCGGCTTGTGGAAAATGTTTGGACCTAAAGGAAACGTTTTAGCTGAAGGATCATATTCTAAAAAAGAAAATTCCGAAAACCTAGACATTAAGTACGAAAGAACAGGGATTTGGAAAGAATACTATGCTGACGGAAAAATTTTTGGAACAGGACCAAGAAAACACACGAGAACTGGCGAATGGAAGTTCTACTATAAAAATGGGCAGATTGGATACCAAGGCAATATGGCAAACGAAAGTATGTTAGAATCAGCTAAAGTATACGACAATACAGGAAAAATTCTTGGTGAAGGGAAATTATTCTTTTCACTTGTGAAAATTGACGAAGAAACCCAAGACTTAAAACTGAATTACAAACCAAGCATTCCTTATACTTACTTTTATCCATCAGGAAAAAAAAGAATGGTGATTCGATCCACTGAAGATGCAACCGAATATTCTGAAGATGGAAGAGAGTTAGGGAAAGGACCTGTGGAACCTCAAGGTAGAAAGATGGGATGTTGGACCATTGGAGGCAAAACAGAATACTATATGATTGATAAACCAATGCCAAAAATGACTCCATCACAATGCAAATAA